In Ostrea edulis chromosome 6, xbOstEdul1.1, whole genome shotgun sequence, a single window of DNA contains:
- the LOC125683865 gene encoding cerebellin-1-like — protein sequence MFRHLVLILVFVFVARGDESCDRKEMEDTICSLCTQRKRNHLGGTGKQVAFFAYMSKNMKTNTFSRHKIFVYDRIEINVGNGYDVRSGKFTAPESGVYVFHTSTVALDKSHCIVEVVQNGVVKDIGWADAMDHRDRASASTMTILQLKKGDVVNSRVGNYFGGNYMESNAYNRMSFSGFKLL from the exons ATGTTCAGGCATTTAGTTTTAATCCTTGTATTTGTTTTCGTCGCCCGTGGTGATGAATCATGTGACCGGAAGGAGATGGAAGACACGATATGCAGTCTCTGTACACAACGGAAAAGAAACCATTTGGGTGGAACAG GAAAGCAGGTTGCGTTTTTCGCTTATATGTCGAAGAACATGAAGACGAATACATTTTCCCGgcacaaaatatttgtttatgatcGTATTGAAATCAACGTCGGTAACGGATATGACGTCAGGTCGGGAAAATTCACCGCTCCAGAGAGTGGTGTATACGTCTTCCATACATCCACAGTTGCATTAGACAAATCTCACTGCATCGTAGAAGTGGTACAAAATGGTGTTGTCAAAGACATAGGATGGGCTGATGCAATGGACCACCGCGACAGAGCCTCGGCTTCAACAATGACCATATTGCAGTTAAAGAAAGGCGATGTCGTCAACAGCCGGGTCGGCAACTATTTTGGAGGAAACTACATGGAGAGCAATGCATATAACCGAATGAGTTTTTCTGGATTTAAACTTCTGTAA
- the LOC125647015 gene encoding uncharacterized protein LOC125647015, with translation MGGVYSGLWSAKPTQTMTKREKFLQDRRKCIDEMLNNEDKRKHERNIHHPNILTKMPSILNEIETRVLTIDPKDHTKDYPFENLVFNGGGAKMISYVGAVKCLEDMGIMKNIKRFAGASAGSIIAALMAAGITIEDYREVLDHALMNVFDAGWGYLSLIPNLLYHFGWHPNVKVYEIIGKLFEKQLGNKDITFKQFYEQTGKEVCIVVTNLNYLKEEYCHPKTTPDMPVRLAIRMSCSFPGVMQAIQYTHDNETNTYTDGGVSCYYPICCFDGWWLSMKKGDSFIEKLHPLDDVPILMRDENRFKTDPATFNKTLGFYLYAESGSDHMKFELEKRLRVHDCELPDTRLARKMGDQRRFIERASREHRRVVLAADEFLKVVRKMIIDNSIITKETFEHAFVSDFVREESFRILFGDECTVEEAFEILDDDGNGEISYNELVEFIQGIGVHIQERISGLGKLEINSFSSFMFAMFSSFWISKDHVDLDKDLDRTVGINTVYVDTHDYTMEKEDIAFLEQQGYNATMTFLRYFIAKSEFQSD, from the exons ATGGGCGGGGTGTACTCTGGACTGTGGTCAGCTAAGCCAACCCAGACAATGACAAAGCGGGAAAAGTTCCTACAGGACAGGAGGAAATGCATCGACGAAATGTTAAACAATGAAGACAAGAGGAAGCACG AACGCAATATTCATCATCCCAATATACTGACAAAAATGCCGTCCATATTAAATGAGATTGAAACCCGAGTCCTCACGATAGATCCCAAGGACCATACAAAGGATTATCCATTTGAAAATCTCGTCTTCAATGGAGGTGGAGCCAAAATGATTTCTTATGTTGGAGCTGTGAAG tgTTTAGAAGACATGGGCATTATGAAGAACATCAAACGTTTCGCAGGAGCTAGTGCTGGTTCTATAATTGCGGCCCTCATGGCTGCGGGGATTACAATAGAGGACTACCGAGAAGTGCTCGATCATGCTTTAATGAATGTCTTCG ACGCAGGCTGGGGGTATTTGAGCTTGATACCCAACTTATTGTATCATTTTGGATGGCACCCTAACGTGAAAGTATACGAAATAATCGGGAAGCTATTTGAGAAGCAACTGGGCAATAAAGATATTACGTTTAAACAG TTTTATGAACAAACGGGGAAGGAAGTGTGCATTGTTGTGACAAACTTGAATTACTTGAAGGAAGAATACTGTCACCCTAAAACTACGCCGGATATGCCAGTTAGGCTGGCCATTCGGATGTCGTGCTCTTTTCCAG GTGTTATGCAGGCAATCCAGTACACTCATGATAATGAAACTAACACTTACACAGACGGGGGTGTGTCTTGTTATTATCCTATTTGCTGCTTTGATG gaTGGTGGTTATCAATGAAGAAAGGTGATAGTTTTATTGAGAAGTTACATCCCTTGGATGATGTCCCTATTCTGATGAGGGATGAAAACCGATTTAAGACGGATCCGGCCACGTTCAACAAAACACTTGGCTTCTATCTA TATGCAGAGAGCGGCAGTGACCACATGAAGTTTGAGCTGGAGAAAAGACTGAGAGTCCATGATTGTGAACTTCCAGACACCAGACTAGCAAG AAAGATGGGGGACCAAAGGCGGTTTATTGAGCGTGCGTCCCGAGAACACAGGCGGGTTGTACTAGCAGCGGATGAATTCTTGAAG GTCGTAAGAAAGATGATCATAGACAATTCCATCATTACCAAGGAAACGTTTGAGCACGCTTTTGTCAGT GACTTTGTTCGAGAGGAAAGTTTCAGAATATTGTTTGGGGATGAATGTACTGTGGAGGAAGCATTTGAGATTCTGGATGACGATGGGAATGGAGAG ATTAGCTACAACGAACTAGTGGAGTTCATTCAGGGTATCGGCGTGCACATTCAGGAACGCATCAGTGGATTGGGAAAATTGGAAATTAATTCTTTTTCGTCTTTCATGTTCGCCATGTTTAGTTCATTTTGGATTAGCAAAGACCATGTGGACTTG GATAAGGATTTAGACAGAACTGTAGGGATCAATACAGTATACGTCGACACGCATGATTACACGATGGAGAAGGAAGATATAGCGTTCCTGGAACAG caAGGGTACAACGCGACAATGACATTTCTACGGTACTTCATAGCAAAGTCGGAATTCCAAAGTGACTGA